The sequence TTTAGAAAATGGATTCTACATCTCTGTTACCAACCCTTTTAAGTGTGGATCTGACAATATCACATGTAGAATGTCTTCCCAAGGACATTCTGGTGAAATTTCAAGGTAGAAATAATATTGAATGTGAGTTTGACTACCACATATTGCAGAGGGAAATACAGTATGttcaaaaaggaaacaataatGTAGACATCAATGACTTTTGTTTGGTAGAAGAAAGAGTATCAGGAGAATGGCAGAGAGGAAGAgttgtggaaaagaaaaatgaactctaTACTGTGCTCCTCATAGACCGCGGAGAGGAACTGAGAGTTGACAGTACGCAGGTTGCTTCAGCGTGTGGCAACTTATTTGAGCTACCACCACGGGTAACATTTGGCATTTTGGCCAACATACTACCAGCTGGGGAAAAATGGTCTCCCAAGGCTTTGAATTATTTCAAGTCATTAGTAGGACTGCAAGTGAAAGGTTGTGTGCAAGCTGTTTTGCCTCTTCAGATGATTGTTCTTGAAGTGCCAAACATTATATCCCAGGTTCTTGAGTTACAATTAGGGAGACTCATTGATGGAGATTCATTTCGTCTTATTGTGGAAATGGTAAAAGAATTCCCCAAACAAATGCCAGATTCATTACACCATAAAAGACCTGAATCATCTTTAAGTAATAACGATACTTTACTTGATATTCAGCATGTTCTGGATAATTTGCAACCATCTTTGTCAGTGGGCAGTACTGAAAGTGTAAAAGTATCATCTGCCTTGAGCCCAAGTAAATTTTATTGCCAATTAATTAAATGGATTCCAGAGTTGGAAAACTTTACAACATGTATGACTTTGCATTATGATATTATCAGCCAAGGAAGTAGTCCCACATGTGATAATTTTGGACTACTTTGTGTTGCCAGAAGGATAAATGGACAGTGGCATAGAGGAATTCTTCAGCAGCTTTTGCCCAATAATCAAGTGAGAATTTGGTTTATGGATTATGGCAGTAGTGAGACTGTACCTTCAGTTCATGTAAAGAAACTTAAACAAGATTTTGTCTTAAtaccattattttcatttccatgttCTCTAACATGTTTACACAGTCCAGACAGAGATATAAGAAAATTTCAACTGAGTATATTTAAACAAGCCTTGTTAGGACAGGTAGTATATGCACACCTTGATCGGTTCAATAAGGATGAGCATTTGTATTATGTAACCTTAGAAACTCAAGAGTTTACAGTTAGTTCTAAGTGTCTGCTGAAGACTGTAGGCACACAAGTACTATGTCCAGTGTCTGATTCAAAAATTTATAATAGGCTGAGGGCAACTAGTGCTTCTGAGGTAAACAGCTTTGCAGCTGGGAGTTTTATTGCAAACACTGAGCAGCTGATAGACTCTCTAAGtaaaaaagatactttaaaaatagattttcctGTTAAAACTGTAGAAATGAAGATAGAAGCTGCCTACATAGGTTTCGTAGTGTATGTATTAAACCCATCAAATTTCTGAGTACGTACTAATGAACATCAGAATGAATTTCAAGATATAATTAAAAGTATAAACAAATATTATGATTTGTGTGAAAATGAGGAATTGATTCTAAGAAATCCAGAACCTGGATTATTTTGTTGTGCTAGATATAGCAAGGATAGACATTTTTATAGAGCTGTCATCACTGAAATTAATGGttataaaattaatgtttattttttagattatggAAATACTGATTCCATACCATTTTTTGATGTAAAAATTTTGCTTCCAGAGTTCTGTGAGTTGCCTGCTTTAGCCATGTGCTGTTCACTTGCACATGTATTTCCTGTTGAAGATTTATGGGTGAAGGCTGCTGttgattactttaaaaaaattgtcctGAACAAAGCAGTTTTGCTTCAGGTTATAGCAAAAAAAGATGACAAGtatactgtaaatattcagagtaTTGAAGCCTCAGAAGATAATGATGTTGTCTCTCTTATGTTACAAGCTGGATATGCAGAATATTGGGAAGTAGAACCAAAATGTTGTCcaaaatttgtaagtgaatattcagtgttaaatttaaaatctaaaagtAAAGTTAATGTTAAGAAAGTAATATCTGCCCTTCTTGAAGGACCTCAATCTAAAAGGTACCATTCAAATAAGCTAAAAGAAAGTAACTTGTCTTTGTTAAAGTCCCCACCTGTTAATTTCTCTGAATTTGAAAACCCTTTCACCTTGTCTGTGGGACCTGAGTCACCATGGCGTTATAAAGAATATGTGTTTAAACCAGGAACAGTCCTTGAAGTGAAGTGTTCTTATTCTTGTGGCCCAGGTGACTTCTTATGCCAGCTGCAATGTAAGTTAGAAGACTTAAAATTACTAATGGAACAACTTCAGCATTATTATAGTGTTCATTCTGATCCTTATCAGGTTGGGCAGATGGCTTGTGTTGCTAAATCCTCTAAAGATGGAAAGTGGTATAGAGCTGCTATTTTGACtcaaatatcagaaaaagaatttgatGTAATACTGGTTGATTATGGTTACCAGGAAAGAGTTTTAATTAGAGATCTTTGTGCTATTAagccacattttctttctttagaagCCCAGGCCTTCAGATGTAGTCTTAACCATTTAGTTGAACCCATTAGTTGTAGAATATTCAGTTGGTCGAGAGAAGCATGCAGAGACtttgagaattttatttcttcatctggaGGGTTATTGACTTGTGTCATCTGTGCCATAGTTCTTATATATCCAAACTGCTTAAGTAATTTAGTGGATTTACAGTCTCCATTTACTAGTGCAAAAGAATTTCTTATTCGTCATGGCTCTGCACAGTATTGTACAGTATCAAAGCCATTTCCATCTTCAGTTAGTCTTTACAGTTACTGTTATTCTTCCTTCAATATAAAAATTGGAAGTgaggaagaaatatatatatctcacatataTAGTCCTCAAGAGTTTTATTGCCAACTTAGTAGAAATAGTAAAGACCTAGAGATGATAGAAACAAAAATCAGGGAAATTAGTTACCCCAGTGATTGCCCCAAGTATAATTTTAGTAAAATGAGATTATGTATATCTAAGTATGTAGAGGATGGTCTCTCTTATAGAGCTTTGTCAATGCCGACAGATTCATTATCTGACTTCCTGGTGTATTTTGTGGACTTTGGAAATAAGCAATTAGTAGAAGAAAGTATGTTGAGGGCTGTTTCAGATGAGTTTCCAGAGTTGCTGTTTACACCTATGCAAGCTATTAAATGTTTTTTGTCAGATCTTAGCGATGTAGATATTCCAGCAGAAATCAATAACTGGTTTGCAGGTAAATTTTTTGGAAAACCATTAAGGGCAAAAATACTGTCCAGGGAGCCAGATGGCCAGTTTGGTGTGGACTTATATGATGGATATCAACatataaatcagaaaattaaaatgttacttcATACTTATGGGAAAAAGCATTGTGACCAAGCACAGTGTGTGAAAAAGGATCATAAaacaaatgagaataaaaaaaagGCTGTTTCCttgaaaggcaaaataaaaaacaactatcACCATAACGTAAGTAAAACTAGTCTAATAACACATTCTGAAAGCAAAACAGATCAGCTAATGAATCCCAGAAGTATATATGCCAGGCTTTTGAAACCATCAGTTTGCTGTAAAGTGGAACCTGTGTCAAAAAGCAAGGTGAAGAAGTCTTTGCAagatgaacttaaaaataaaggtGTAAAAATTGTCCCTGGACTTGCACATATTCTTGATGAACATGATGCGGGCCAAAAATCAGTAAGGGTTGTATCACAGTCTTCTATTAGAGAATTAAATCAAGCAACCTCAAAAAACATACATAGTCATGCCAGACCACAAATTAAAGACCTTCCTCAACCCAAGATTTACTTGAATGCCAAAGTTAGAGGATATGTTTCTAATATAAGTAATCCAGCGAGTTTCCATATTCAGCTTGCTGAGCATGAAAATGTAATCATCAGACTAGCGGCTGCTCTAAATGCAAGAAGAGCCAGTATGGTGAGAGATAGAAAATCAGTTAAACCCATGGTGGGAGATCTTGTAGTTGCAGAATACTCTGGTGACAATGCCATTTACAGAGCAGTTATTAAGAAAATTTTGTCAAGAAATTCTTATGAAGTGGAATTTATTGACTATGGTAATACTGCAGTAGTAAGCACATCTAAAATGTTTGAAATTAAGAAGGAGTTCTTAACCATTCCTCAGCTAGGAGTTCATTCTTTCCTTAGTGGAGTCAAGTGGAATGAACCTAATGAAATATGGGACAGAAAAACTGTGGATTATTTTGCTTCAAGAGTAAGTAACAAAGCAGTTTCCTGTGAGTTTTTGAAAAGGCATAAACAGAAATGGGAAGTAAATGTAATTTGTGATGAAAAATGTGTCACTAATGAACTAGTGAAATGGACAGCGTGCTTGAAACTACAGAGAACAGTATTACAAATGCCTCAGGTTGTCTGTCAAAAGGTGGGCCCTGTTGATAGTGAAATGAAGAAAGCAGAATCAGATGGATACGAAGGTTCTGTGATCCTTCAGCCATCCTACCAACAACTGGTTAGTATTCCTTTTGAAGAGTTAAAACCTGGAGAACTTGAAAAGGCTGAAATACTTCATGTTTCCAAAAGTGGAACATTTTATGTGAagttatctaaaaataaaaagattttgtcAGATTTAACGGTATTAATTACTAAAGAAGTAAGAAACCCTGCTTTTTTATCAGTGGAAAATATTGAGAAAGGCTTGGAATGCTTGGCAAAATCTAAAAACACTTTTGAGTGGTATCGATCAAAAGTAGATAAGTATGTTGATGagaaagtgcttgtttttttagTAGATTGTGGTAGGTATGAAATAGTGCCTTTATGTAATACAAAGGTGCTTAGTAATGAAATCAGAAATATTCCAAGACAAGCTGTGCCTTGTAAATGGATTTGGTTTGAAAATTTTAGGAAGATGCCGTTTGAGTCCATTGTGGATTTGTTTGCTCATTTGGAAATAAAcatccttttcctgaaatatttagACTCTGCTTGGAAAGTAGACATTTTGATAGATGGTCTGTTACTTTtggaatatttaaatttaaatacagttcatattgaagaaaacaaatttagatCTTCAGGAATTATTTGTAGTGTTGAATCTAAGACTCCTGTATCACCATGTACCATAAGATCATTTACTTGGACACAACTTCAAAATGGTAAGCAATATTCTGGTATTGCCACTGCTGTTTCTGATCCATCAGACTTCTGTGTTCAGTTAGAAGATTTCTTTGACACAATGAAATCTCTCTTTATGTTGCTTTCTGATCTACCAGAAGACTTACAAACAGTGCCTCAGGACCATATAATTCCCGGTTCTAGTTGTTTGTTCAAATATGAATCGGAAGATCAGTGGAATAGAGTAGAAATTTCCAAAGTCTCTGATCAGAATTTACTTCTTACATTGATTGACTATGGATTTTCTGTTTACATACCTTATTCagatataaaaattcttaaagttGTTCCTGAAGAACTTCTGAATTTGCCGAGGCTAAGTTATTCTTGCATCTTACATGGTGTCTTACCTGCTGAAGGCAGACATTGGACTGAGGAAGCCAAAAGATTTTTTCAAGATTTCCTGAGTAAACCGGGCTTAATTTTTCAGTTTAGGGGATACAGTTTTGAAACAAAACTGAAGTTAGACATCATTCATGAGAAAAACAATTTGGCAGACATGTTAGTTGCCTCTGGTCTTGCAATTTATTCTAAAGATTCAGTTCATCTCGACGCAGTTACTACTACTGGATCTATTCAAGTCCAGTGTAAGTCAGAGAGTAAGCCTATTTGCCAATTGTTAGATCAAAATAattgcaaaatagaaaatataaattgtaCATGCACTGAGAAGCAAGTgctaaaaaatcagaaaactatAAAGAGGAAAGATGTCTATAAACACCTCTTAAAGAAAAGCCATATTAGTAGATTACAGTCTGGAAAGTCAGTACTGAGGAGGAAGAAGTTTGATACTGGAAAACATAATCCCCGAAGTACCATTACATTTGATACATGTGCAACAGCTTCATTTTGGGAACTACCTAATGGTTTGAAGAATAACACCAATTGCATTGAAAACATTTTTGCAAAGCTAAGTGAAGGATTGCAGGAAAATAACACAGTGGACTTAAGAACAACAGGAAAAGCATTGCATGTTAATGAAGTAATGGTATCAAAACATTTGAAAGGTAAGtggacatttttaaagaaataattctctTTTGTAGATTTTGTAGATtctatttttgattatttaaagGTTTGTTATTTACTAAAATTATTCAAGTTGAAAATACCCTGCAAGATTTTACTAAAAATTTGAATAAATGGATAACTAGAAGAAATCACTTGAATTATAAAGTGATGCTTTGCTATTTTTACCTTTTATGAATGCCTTTGTGAATGTAATGAAAGTAGAGGATTTGAACCACATATGTATGAACACATGCATGACATTTTGCAAACTTCAGGGGTTTCACAAAACTCCTGAAGGTCCATAGATTTCAGATTGATCTTGCTACTATTAGAGAGCTTCCTGGGTGCACTTTGAAGAATCAATTTTCTATTATACTTTGATTCTTATCAGATTAAATATAATCTTGAGGTTTTTTTGAGTGTGATTTTTAGCATATTGACAATGTAATTAAACTTGTAGAATAAACTGACTCTAGCATATTCATCTGAAAACTTTTAGACTTCAAGCTGTTTATAAACTAAATTTTTAATAGCCTATGTGCTggagttaaaattttaatattctctGTGTGGAGTGTTGTCTTTTTTTGCTTATGTgtgttatatttcattttatgtatgaaCTAGTGAGGATTTATAGGTTATAAAGAATGTTCTATGCTTAATGAATGCTCCAACTTGTACATTATTCCATATTCTAACTAGTATAACAGGTTGCATTGTTTGAATTAATGGAGGTATCttgtttttaattgatatattttagaaagaatattTCATTTGAATTAATATTAGATGTTTTATAGTGAATTGATAAATGCTTTAATATGGGCCCGTTTCCCCTAATTTTTGAATCACTCTTTTATCACAGTGGCAGTAATGGTAGAATGCTTATTATGTTCCCAGGTACTAGGTGGAGTTTTATATGTATTAGCTTATTTAAAGCTTTCCACAACTCTATTAAAATGTAAACTAATAACTAGTATCCTACTTCCTTGCCTGAATTCAAAACCACCTTATAGAGACAAGCAGAAAGACAATTGAGCAACATActacatttattaaaaacaaagcaatattTGATGAATGTGGCTTACCTACATGGCTATATGGGTTTACCAATACCGAACCTGTAATCTAGGCTTAACCCACATAGTCACAGAGGAGAGTTTCTCCATGGGGGCTTACCCATGTAAAATTTACAGCTTGAGGTAGCCATATCTataaagggagagagggaggaggaaaagactAATAAAACATAGATCTTTCTCACTGTAAATGAAACAGATTGCCTCGACTTCTCGTGTATGAGTAAGAGTGGAATGAGACCAGAGGGTTGTTAATCTAGGAGTGTGCCTCAGTCATGAATACTTCCACATGGAGGAAGAAGAATGAGAAGTGTCCTTCTCCCCCaaagttattataaatattttacactCAGGCTCAGGGAAATTAAGTAAATTGCCCATGGACATAGAGCTGGTAAGTGAGGAACTGAACTTTTAAATTAAGATTTCTCCAACTAGAGTCTACTTTTGTCcattatttatactttaaaaatagtttattttagaAAGAGTTTTTCTATAAAACTCCTGACCATCATTCATTTTGGCACTTACATATCTTTTATTGTTCCTTTACCTGTGCacatttttgccttctttgtttTGCTCATCAGATTCTTTAAGATCCCACTTTTGGTCACTATGTCTATCCCACCTCCTGTATCCTTAGCACACAGTGAGTAAAAAACTTAAAGTGTTGAAAGTAACAGTTATAAAAGGAGTCAGAGAATCCAACATTAAATTATACTTCTAAAAAATTTGAAACCCTTTTTAAGGAAAGATCATAACTTCAGTGAGACAAAAATATATGGTTTTATGGACAAAGAATAGGGTGATAAATTTGCTATCATCATAGttctaaaacaaaaatgagaaaacaacatAAACTGATTTCATTGCCTTGAGTGCCATCTGGGTTCCTTCTACCTGTATTACCTGTCCAAGGGCAATAGTAACCACTGCTGTTTGCTGCTATTATTGGCTGTAGCTTGTCTGAGTCTAGAGCAAAATAGTTTTAGTAGTTCTTATTTTAAGATAATCAATACTTGAGAAACTTTCTTGACTATTAAAAATGTTAGCAGAGGGACTCTTAACATCCATGCTTTTCAAGTAGGCTTTGCATTGGTGttaagaaaggattttttttttttaattctgatgcCTGCGTGTCAGTTTTATAGATTGtagattgttttaattagtcAAACTGTGGCCTTGCCACTAGGATTTTAAAGCTCCCCAAATGATTCTGATGTATAGCCAAGGTACAGAATCACTATTCTAGAAATTACTATGGATAGCTTCTTGAATTATATTGTGGGAGAAAATagtaattttgtatttttgtgtagGGAAAATGTTTAGACTTGTTTTTGTGTTTGGAGTCCAGACTATACATAATAAGTCACAGTAGTCCTCTGCTAAACTTAATTTAAGGTAATGGACATTGTATTAGAAATGGCCTAGAAGTATATAAAGCATTTATTTCATCTCGCTCAGGTATTGTTTTAGTTAAtagaagtttgttgttgttcagttgctaagttgtgttcatctctttgcaatcccatgaactgcagcacaccaggattccctgttcttcaccatctcctggatttgctcaaactcatgttcattgagttggtgataccatccaaccatctcatcctttgtcagccccttctcctccttcccttaaTCTTtatcagcatcaaggtcttttccaatgagtcagctctttgcatcaggtggccaaaatattggagcatcagcttcagcattagttcttctggtgaatattcagggttgcttttctttaggattgagtggtgtgatcttgcagtccaggggacgctcaagagtcttctccagcatcaatcgatagcatcagttcttcaacactcagccttctttgtagtccaactctcacatccatacatgagcactagaaaaaccatagctttgataatacagacctttgttggcaaagtgatgtctctgctttttaatacactatctaggtttgtcataggttttctttcaaggagcaaatctcttaatttcatggctacagtcaccatctgcagtgattttggagcccaagaaaatgaaatcttacttttcccactttttcgccatatatttgctgtgaagtcatgggaccagatgccatgctcttagttttttgaatgttgagttttaagccagctttttctctctcctcttcatcaagaggctctttagttcctctttgctttctgccattagcttATAGAAGTTGCTGCCTTTATATTTAGACAATTGTCTTAACTTAGTCATAGATTTAGCCTACTATAacatatgaatatttaaataCTCAAGGcaattgtttttatttacagactgttttctccaaaataaaaattactagtCCTTCTCCAGGATGTTTTTACagagttcttttgtttttgttttattgctgtggttggttggttggttactggcttgtttatttttctctgggaGTCCTGTAACAGTTATTTCAAAAAGCATCTTCATGAAaactgtgcatgcatgtatgctaaattgcttcagtcatgtccaactctttgtgtctgtgggattctccaggcaggaatactggaatgggttgccttgccctcctacGGGAATCTCCTGATcctgggatcgaatccacatctcctgtggctcctgcattgtaggcagattctttagtgctgagccagattcttttctcatttaggttattacagaatattgagtagagttccctatgctatatagtagattCTGAAGTAAAAAGTGCTCAAtctagtctgactctttgtgataccacccctcctcccaccaaCCGCtaccaccatggactgtaacccactagactcctctgcctgttgaattttctagaaaagaatactgtagtggttgccatttccttctccaggggatattccagacccagggatcgaacctgcatctctggtgtctcctgctttggcaggaagattctttaccactagcgccacctgtggtCCTGCATGTAAGCTTTACcttatgatacttgtctttctctgacttacttcacttacttatGGTAAACTTCAGTTCATTcctgttgctgtaaatggcattatttcattctttttaatgactgagaaaTAGCCCATTGTATATATTACtatatctttatccattaatctgtaactatcagtttgcattcttaccaacagtgtaggaagtttctcttttctctgtatcctttctagcatttactgtttgtagggctttttttttttttgatgatggccattataagtgtgaggtgatatctcatgggattttggtttgcatttctttaataattagtgatgttgaggatcttttcatgtgtgtggtttcctttgtggtgcaaaagcttttgagtttaaataGGTCccattagtttttttgtttttatttccatttctctagcaGATGACTTGaagaagatattgctgtgatttctgtcagagagtgttctgcctatgttttactcTAAGAAAAACAGTGATATTTGTTACaatttatttccagttttgtacCAGTACCtgttgttttgatgactgtagctttgtagtgtagtcttaAGTCAGGGCACCTGGTTCCTTCAGctcagtttctcttaaaattgctATGGTTATTGTATATCTTTTGTGTGTCCATACAGATTTTAaggttttcttgttttaattctgtgaaaaatgccttttgttatttgatagggattgcattgaatctgtagtttgctttggtagtatagtcattttgaaaatACTGATTGTTCCAGTCCAAGAACATAGTGtatatttccatctgtttatgtaatcttggatttctttcatcagcatcttgtagttttcagagtacatgtcttttgttttctcaggtaggtttattcctaggtaatttattctttttgatgtgatggtaaatggggttgtttctttaattttttctaatcttttgttgtcagtgtatagaaatacaacagatttctctatactaattttgtatcctgcaactttactgaattcattgatgaactcTAATAGCTTTCTGGtaccatctttaggattttctatatattgtatcatgtcatctgcaagcagtgacagttttgcttcttcttttccaatttgaatttcttttacttgtctttttcttctctgattgccatggctaggatttCTAAA is a genomic window of Muntiacus reevesi chromosome 3, mMunRee1.1, whole genome shotgun sequence containing:
- the TDRD15 gene encoding LOW QUALITY PROTEIN: tudor domain-containing protein 15 (The sequence of the model RefSeq protein was modified relative to this genomic sequence to represent the inferred CDS: substituted 1 base at 1 genomic stop codon), which encodes MDSTSLLPTLLSVDLTISHVECLPKDILVKFQGRNNIECEFDYHILQREIQYVQKGNNNVDINDFCLVEERVSGEWQRGRVVEKKNELYTVLLIDRGEELRVDSTQVASACGNLFELPPRVTFGILANILPAGEKWSPKALNYFKSLVGLQVKGCVQAVLPLQMIVLEVPNIISQVLELQLGRLIDGDSFRLIVEMVKEFPKQMPDSLHHKRPESSLSNNDTLLDIQHVLDNLQPSLSVGSTESVKVSSALSPSKFYCQLIKWIPELENFTTCMTLHYDIISQGSSPTCDNFGLLCVARRINGQWHRGILQQLLPNNQVRIWFMDYGSSETVPSVHVKKLKQDFVLIPLFSFPCSLTCLHSPDRDIRKFQLSIFKQALLGQVVYAHLDRFNKDEHLYYVTLETQEFTVSSKCLLKTVGTQVLCPVSDSKIYNRLRATSASEVNSFAAGSFIANTEQLIDSLSKKDTLKIDFPVKTVEMKIEAAYIGFVVYVLNPSNFXVRTNEHQNEFQDIIKSINKYYDLCENEELILRNPEPGLFCCARYSKDRHFYRAVITEINGYKINVYFLDYGNTDSIPFFDVKILLPEFCELPALAMCCSLAHVFPVEDLWVKAAVDYFKKIVLNKAVLLQVIAKKDDKYTVNIQSIEASEDNDVVSLMLQAGYAEYWEVEPKCCPKFVSEYSVLNLKSKSKVNVKKVISALLEGPQSKRYHSNKLKESNLSLLKSPPVNFSEFENPFTLSVGPESPWRYKEYVFKPGTVLEVKCSYSCGPGDFLCQLQCKLEDLKLLMEQLQHYYSVHSDPYQVGQMACVAKSSKDGKWYRAAILTQISEKEFDVILVDYGYQERVLIRDLCAIKPHFLSLEAQAFRCSLNHLVEPISCRIFSWSREACRDFENFISSSGGLLTCVICAIVLIYPNCLSNLVDLQSPFTSAKEFLIRHGSAQYCTVSKPFPSSVSLYSYCYSSFNIKIGSEEEIYISHIYSPQEFYCQLSRNSKDLEMIETKIREISYPSDCPKYNFSKMRLCISKYVEDGLSYRALSMPTDSLSDFLVYFVDFGNKQLVEESMLRAVSDEFPELLFTPMQAIKCFLSDLSDVDIPAEINNWFAGKFFGKPLRAKILSREPDGQFGVDLYDGYQHINQKIKMLLHTYGKKHCDQAQCVKKDHKTNENKKKAVSLKGKIKNNYHHNVSKTSLITHSESKTDQLMNPRSIYARLLKPSVCCKVEPVSKSKVKKSLQDELKNKGVKIVPGLAHILDEHDAGQKSVRVVSQSSIRELNQATSKNIHSHARPQIKDLPQPKIYLNAKVRGYVSNISNPASFHIQLAEHENVIIRLAAALNARRASMVRDRKSVKPMVGDLVVAEYSGDNAIYRAVIKKILSRNSYEVEFIDYGNTAVVSTSKMFEIKKEFLTIPQLGVHSFLSGVKWNEPNEIWDRKTVDYFASRVSNKAVSCEFLKRHKQKWEVNVICDEKCVTNELVKWTACLKLQRTVLQMPQVVCQKVGPVDSEMKKAESDGYEGSVILQPSYQQLVSIPFEELKPGELEKAEILHVSKSGTFYVKLSKNKKILSDLTVLITKEVRNPAFLSVENIEKGLECLAKSKNTFEWYRSKVDKYVDEKVLVFLVDCGRYEIVPLCNTKVLSNEIRNIPRQAVPCKWIWFENFRKMPFESIVDLFAHLEINILFLKYLDSAWKVDILIDGLLLLEYLNLNTVHIEENKFRSSGIICSVESKTPVSPCTIRSFTWTQLQNGKQYSGIATAVSDPSDFCVQLEDFFDTMKSLFMLLSDLPEDLQTVPQDHIIPGSSCLFKYESEDQWNRVEISKVSDQNLLLTLIDYGFSVYIPYSDIKILKVVPEELLNLPRLSYSCILHGVLPAEGRHWTEEAKRFFQDFLSKPGLIFQFRGYSFETKLKLDIIHEKNNLADMLVASGLAIYSKDSVHLDAVTTTGSIQVQCKSESKPICQLLDQNNCKIENINCTCTEKQVLKNQKTIKRKDVYKHLLKKSHISRLQSGKSVLRRKKFDTGKHNPRSTITFDTCATASFWELPNGLKNNTNCIENIFAKLSEGLQENNTVDLRTTGKALHVNEVMVSKHLKGYGAQLFGVTSSDVALQEQWLRGTVVTSVWRRSYPTSKVWSSVHEEIPYVQGKKEQWLCFAEAAMKRYPTSKGLSDDSSSTDYHVHAKNPNVYSSLDVSPQILAHITNPEDTFLCFRLCSCLAQSASSFLPPKAAFFQPSGTDVIFLTNTMALSPVASRKALNFKNKSRSESKVVKTSTDRPPAPISSWSE